AGCTGTTTTTGAAAGTAAATTTTTAAATTTTTGTAATTCAGCTTTTAATTCAGCAAATTCTTTTGCTAATTTTTCATAGTTTGCTTTAATAGAATCTGTTAAATCTAATTCAACAATACCTGTTATTCCATTTAAAGCAAAAACTTCGCCATTTTTAACATCAGTTGTAATTTTTTTTAAACCTAATACAGCAGGAATTTCTAAACTTCTTGCCATAATTGCAGCATGTGAAGTTCTTCCACCAATATTAGTTGCGAATCCTTTTACAAATTGTTTGTTTAATTGTGCTGTTTGAGATGGAGTTAAGTCTTCTGCAACAATTATTACTTCTTCACTAATTGTTGATAGATCAACAATAGCAATTCCTAGAATATGTTTAATAATTCTTGTAGCAACGTCTTTAACGTCTGCACTTCTTTCTTTAAAATATGGGTCATCCATTGAAGCAAACATTTCATAAAAATTATTAGTTACTTGTTGAGCTGCAAATTCAGCACAAATTGATTCAGATTTAATAAGATTTATAATTTCATCTTTAATAGCAGGGTCTGATGCAATTTCTTTATGCGAATCAAAAATTGCTGCTTTTTCAGGTCCTAATTTTTCTAATGTAGTATTTTTTAAATTATCTAAATCTTTTATTGTTTTACTAATTGCATTTTCAATCCTTGAAATTTCAGCATCAATATTAGATACTTTTGTTTTTTTAATTTCAATGTTATCTTCTGCTAGAACTAAGGCTTTTGCTACTGCAATTCCTTCACTAGCTCCTATTCCTTTAAATTGTTTACTCATAATTTCTCTCCTGTTTAAGTTATTTATAACATATATAATTATAATATTTAAAAGTTCATTTTTATATTAAAAATGTTAAAAAAATGGAAAAAATTATTACTTTAAAAATAAAAAGTGATGTTAAAAATCACTAAATTTCTTTAAATACTACAGAATCAACTGGTATATTATTTCCTACGCAAAACTCATAAAGCATTTGGTCAACAACTTGTTGATTGTTTCCTTCTGCTGTAAATAATATTTCTGCGCTTCTCATAATTACTTTTTTCATATTATTATCCTTATATTACTTTCTATTAAATTCTTTAGGCGCTACTGCAGCATTTCTTTTGTGCTCACTTATTTTATGTAAGTGATCAACTCTGTTTTTTACAACTTCATCATTTATTTCACCAGCTAAATAAGCATCAATTTGATCATAAGTAATTCCTAACTCGCTTTCATCAGTTTGGTTTTCTCATAAACTTGCTGTTGGAGCACGCTCAATAATTGACTTAGGTATACCTAAAATTCTTGCTGCTTCTCTAACTTCTCTTTTTAATAAATGAACAAGCGGAACCATATCAACTCCGCCATCACCAAATTTTGTAAAGTATCCAATATGTCATTCATCTTTATTATCTGTTCCTAAAACTAAATAAGAATTTGTTTGTGCAACTGTGTAAAGTGTTGTCATTCTTAAACGAGCTTTTGCATTTGCAATTGCTAATTTATTATCTAGTGTTGTTGAATCTTTGATTGCTTTTTTAAAAGTCAAGAATGTATCTTTTAATTCAACATCAATTGCTTTAATATCACATTGATCAATTAATTCTTGTTTACATTTGTAATCTTCATCACTAGATTCAATTGGCATTCAAACAGCAGTATAGTTGTCAGGAAATGCTTTTTTTGCTAAGCACGCAACAACTGCAGAATCAATTCCACCACTTATCCCAATAACAACACCTTTGGCGTTTGCTTTTTTAACTATTTCTCTAATAAATTCAACTAAATAGTCTAAATATTCTTTTAATTCCATAGTAACTCCTTTAAAAAATTAATCCATTCATTCAAGTTCGTATTCAAATACTTTAACAATATCTCCAGCGTCTACTCCACGTTCTCTTAACATATCATATACACCAGTCTTTTTAAGTTTTTCATTAAATAGAAGTAAGTTATCATCAGTTGTAATAGGAAATTTTTGATAAATTTTATAAATTGTATCTCCAGCAACTTCTCATCTTCCATTACCTTTATTAATAATTTGAATGTCTTCTTCGTCTTCTTCTAATCGATAAACTTTTACACCATAATAAATATCTTGTTCCATTTCTCATAATGGTATATATTTTGCTGTTTCTAATTCTTTAGCAATTCTTAACAATAATTCATCAACATTTTCTTTTAATAAACCTGACACAAAAACAATATTTTTATCTTTGAAATAAGAATTAATATTTTCTTCCATCATGTTTAATTGGGCTTCATCAGTATCCATTTTATTAGCGACAATGATTTCAG
This region of Mesoplasma melaleucae genomic DNA includes:
- the nadE gene encoding NAD(+) synthase; this encodes MELKEYLDYLVEFIREIVKKANAKGVVIGISGGIDSAVVACLAKKAFPDNYTAVWMPIESSDEDYKCKQELIDQCDIKAIDVELKDTFLTFKKAIKDSTTLDNKLAIANAKARLRMTTLYTVAQTNSYLVLGTDNKDEWHIGYFTKFGDGGVDMVPLVHLLKREVREAARILGIPKSIIERAPTASLWENQTDESELGITYDQIDAYLAGEINDEVVKNRVDHLHKISEHKRNAAVAPKEFNRK